The sequence CTCGATGAGTTGGTCCAGTTAACTCTGTATGACTCGCAAACAGGTATCGTGCCTGTTATCGACGGTGTTCAGCGCGATGTTCTCAGCCGGATTGAAGCCAAGGACGAAAGTGAAAGGAGATAGCGTGAAGGTTATTCAAATGAAAAATGGAGGTCGGGGTGATCCTGACTTCCACCGCATGCGCTCTTTGCTTGCGTGTGCCGGAAAAGACAAAATGCGTCCAGAACTCCATTATATCCTCGTTGAAAAGACGAAGGGCGGGGTGTATGCGGTTGGTTGCGATGGACTGCGGCTCCGTCGGGATCTGTTCAGGATCAAGGCGGAGCCCGGCCTGTATGAGATTAAGGTAAACAACAGCCGGGAGATCCGGCTTGTGCCCAGTCCGGTGAAGGTACGCTATCCAGAATACCGTAAAATCATCCCGAGTCATGAATCTGAATCCACGTATAGTACCGTAGGCAAAAGCTCGCGGTTTGCCATGTGGGTCGGGGCGGCGTTGGGGTGTTATGTTGATCCAAAGCTAGTACCTATTGCGCATGATGAATACGGTGAGATTCATGTCCAGAAGACAGACGGTGGTATCATGCCTCTGGTGTTCCAGAATGACCACACTCTGGTTGTGGTCATGCCGATGAAGCTGGATGGCCATGTCGGGGAGCAACTCGATCGAATGCAATTAGACCGGTTACGCCGACAACGGAAAATGAAAGTGACTAAATCCAGTAACAAAAAAGAACCCACCCCATGGTGGACAACGTTGGTAAGGCGCAAGGCGGCCTAGGCCGCCGGGAAGAAGGCGGTGGAATACCCATCCCTTCTTTTTTGCTGACGAAAAATGGACTATGGGGTTGTAGGCACCCTAAGTTCAAATCCAACCGGGCCGACCAGCATTCGGGATAGCGATGCAAAAAGCAAAAAGCGGGACAACTGGTCTCATGTTCTGGTGAGTATTTTGCAACATGCTGAAGGGGTGAGGTTTAACCTCGCGGAGAAAAGGTTCGCATTGCCATAGCGATCGGTACCTTACTGGATGGAGAGTCGTTTTTAGAAGGTTCGCATCGCTGTCCAACCGGGCCGACCAGGTACTTCATGTTTAGGCGCTGGGACATCCAGTTCGCGAAGCGATGACGCAAATTCTACCACTGGACTGTTTAGATTCTTAAATTTACAGCGTATTCATATCTAATGCGGCTACACAGCAGTTAATTAAGAATGGAGATTTAAGAATTAAGAATGGTCGGTCTGTGACAGCTTCAAATAGAAAAAAGGCCAACGCCGACTGAGTTCCACCATTCTTAATTCTACATTCTTAACTCTTCATTGGGTTGATGTTGCAATAGACGTTGTTGGTTTAGGAACGCAAAATGGATAGAAGTGAGAATGGAAGGAACTAATGCAAGGGGAGTCGCGCGAAGGTGAGTTTAATTTTTACAAAGGAGCTGAAATGAGAAAATATCTATGGGGATTTGGGAGTCTGCTTTTGTTTGTGGTGGCCGTACATGCGGGCCGGGCGCCGAATATAATTTATATTTTAACCGATGATCTGGGGTATGGAGATCTGAGCTGTAACGGGCAGACGCACTTTCAGACGCCGAATATTGACCGTCTGGCCGCTGAAGGGATGACCTTTACGGATCACTATTCCGGGGCCACGGTCTGTGCGCCGTCGCGTTGTGCGCTGTTGACCGGTAAGCATACCGGACATGCGGTCGTACGGGGCAACTCCGAATTTCTGCCGGAGGGGCAGCAGCCGATGCCGGCCGACACCTACACGATGGCGCACATGCTGCAAAAGGCGGGCTACTCCACCGGGCTGTTCGGCAAATGGGGACTGGGTGCACCGGGAACCGCCAGCGAGCCGCTGAAAATGGGCTTCGATCGTTTCTACGGCTATAACTGCCAGCGTCAGGCCCACCATTATTATCCCTATTTCCTGTGGGACGATGATCAGCGTGAAATGCTGTGGGGCAATTTCGGCCTGGAAACAGAAGATTATGCGCCGACGCTCATTCACGATGAGGTCATGGAATTTATCGAGGAGAACAAGGATCAGCCGTTCTATTGTTTCTATGCTGTGGTTCAGCCGCACGCCGAAATGTTCGCTCCCGAGGAATACATGGAAAAATATCGTGGTAAGTTTCTGCCCGAAAGTTCCTATGAAGGGACGGATGACGGCCCGAACTTCCGTAAATATGCCTATGGGTCTCAGCCGGAAGCCCACGCCGCCTTTGCGGCAATGGTGCACAATATCGATGATTATGTCGGCGATATTACCGCCAAGCTGACGGAGCTGGGCATTGCTGACGATACTCTGATCGTTTTTACGTCCGACAACGGGCCGCATCAGGAAGGCGGTCATGATCCGGCCTACTTTAATTCCAACGGTTCGCAGCGCGGCTTCAAGCGCGATCTATACGAGGGCGGTATTCATGTGCCGATGATTGCATGGTGGCCGGGCAAGGTTGCAGCCGCCTCCAGTACGGACCATCTCTCCGCATTCTGGGATATGATGCCGACCGCCGCCGAAATGGCGGGTGTGGGGGCGCCGGACAACATTGACGGTGTGTCCTTCCTACCCACCCTGATGGGGAATAAGGAGCAGAAGGAGCACGAATACCTCTACTGGGAATTCCACGAAAAGAAAGGGCGCGTTGCGATCCGTAAGGGGAATTGGAAGGGTGTGCGCTATGACGTAGCCGTGGATGCAAATTCACCACTGGAGCTTTACGACCTCGCTTCCGATCCACAGGAAGCAAACAACGTGGCGGGGCAGCATCCTGAGGTGGTGGCTGAGCTCGATGCACTGATTAAAGGAGCGCGTACCGTTTCGCCGGTGGAAAAATTTAACTTTCCGCTGAAACGGAATTCCGGCAATGCCGCCCGCGCGCATGAAAAGAAATAAGGAACAGAAAATGAAAAAATATATGCTCACTGCAATGCTTGTTATGGGTGCTGTGTCGGTCATGGCGATGGGCCGTCCGGTTCAGGAAACGCTGGCGCAGACGCCGCCGATGGGTTGGAACAGTTTCGACAGCTATGGGGTCTACCTGCACGAAGAAGCGGCTTTTGCAAACCTCGAGGCGATGGCGGAGAAACTAAAACCGCATGGTTATGAATATTTCGTTATTGATAATGGCTGGTTCGGGGAATACACGCTGCAGGAAGGTACGATCTTCCCTGCGGAAAAGCATGCGCACGATATTCGGATCAACGAATATGGACACTTCCAACCTTCGGAAGTTTATTTTCCGGGAGGACTAAAACCGATCGCCGACCGTGCTCATGAGTTGGGCCTGAAATTCGGCGTCCATCTGATGCGCGGAATCCCGCGTAAAGCGGTGGAACAGAATCTGCCGATCAAAGGAACAAAATATACGGCGCGCGATATCGCCAATACGGATCCGGAGGAAAACTGCGTCTGGTGTCACTATTGTTATGCGGTCGATATGAGCAAGCCGGGCGCGCAGGAATGGTATGACGGCCTGATTCAGCATATCGCCGACATGGGCGTGGATATGATTAAATACGACGATATCGTGCCGCACCCCGACGAGGTTGAAGCGGTCGCCAAAGCGATTAAAAAGACCGGCAAACCGATGCTGCTAAGCCTTTCACCGGGCGGAACGGTGGATCCGGAAGCCATCGACTTTTTCCGCATGGGCAACATGCTGCGGGTCACGCCCGATGTCTGGGACGAGCAGAAGTATATCGACCTCTGTTTTGCGGCCTGGCGCAAATGGCAGGGCAAGGAGCAACCCGGTTTCTGGATTGATATGGATATGATTCCGTTCGGTCAGCTGCAGCTGATGTCTCCGCCGAGTACAGATGGAAAGAAGACGGTGATGGATAAGGGCGACGTTGCGTTGGCCGGCAAAGGCGTGCATCGTCAATGCCAGCTGACGAAACCGCAGATGAAAACCTTTATCACCATGCGGGCGATGGCCGCGTCGCCCCTGATGATGGGCGGGGATCTGCCGACGCTAGACGACTTTTCGTTGATGCTGATCACCGATCCCGACATGCTCGCCTGCAACCAGAATGGCGTGATGGGATCATTGATGTTGGAAAAGGATGGCCTGGAAACCTGGAAAGCGGATAAAAAGGGCACGAATGGAGAAGGCTGGATCGGGATCTTCAACCGTCAGGACAAGAAGGTCGAATTTGAACTGAATGCGGAACGCCTCGGTTTGCATGGTGCGGATTACACGCTCATGGAAGTCTGGAGCGATGATGAAAAGAGTCTGGGCCAGAAGATCAAGTTGAATCCAAACGGCGTGCTATTTGTTAAGTTCAGCCGTTAGGCTGACTGTATAAAATTTTCACGTTTCACGCGGCACACTTTCGTTAAGACGGTGTGCCGTTTTTTTATGCACCTGTTTAGGTATGTGATTTTTATTCGTTTAGCTGTTTAGCTGTTTAGCTGTTTAGGTGCATTCCTGACGTTCGTATTAGAAAATAGATCAGGCGATTTCGGGAAAACCGGGAGACCGGCGGAGTGGTTTGATAAACTAAGAGCGGAGGACGAAAGCATGCAATATTTCATGGTTAGCAATCATTATGCAGTCGGCGAACAAGAGCAGCGCTTTATTCAGCTCGAGGTCGAACAGTTCTAGGCTGAAACCATTGTTAAGATCTCGTGGTTGGTGTCGTATAAATAATTTTTGAACAATGAATACTTAACCGGGGTTTTTTATGAAGAAGAGATTGTTGCTGCTGTCTGTGTTATGTGTGGCTGGCGTTGCCGCGGCCGAGAGGCCGAATGTGCTGTTTATTTCGGTGGACGACCTGAACGATTGGGTGGGCGTGTTTGGCGGGCATCCGCAGTGCAAGACACCTCATATTGACCGGTTTGCGGAAGAGGCGATGGTTTTCCGGAACGCGAGCTGCGCGGGGCCGGTTTGCGGGCCGTCGCGTTCGGCCTTGCTTTCGGGCTTTATGCCGGCAACCACCGGCCTCTATGGAAACAGCAACAATATGCTGGATTCGGAGATTGTGCAGAAGAACACCACGTTGCCGGAATACTTTTCCAAAAACGGCTACCTGACGATTTCGCGCGGGAAAATCTTCCACCATCATACGACGGAAAACGGGTCAGACGCCGGGCACTGGGCATTCGATGTCTGGGAGAAGGCAAAGGGGAGCGGCAAGCCCGATCCGGCTCAGCTCAACTTTCGCGATAAAGGTATTGTGAACGGGAAGAAGCTGGAAAATCCAAAGTATACCTCCAGCGGAGGGTCGGGTTTTGCTTTCGGGCCGCTGCTTGGCGGCAAGGAAGGGACGAGGGACTATGAAACCGCCAGATGGTTCGGGCAAAAACTGCAGGAGGACTACGATAAACCCTTCTTCATGGCCGTTGGAATCTCCAAGCCGCATCTGCCGTTTCATGCCCCTCAGGAATATTTCGACCTCTATCCGCTGGAGTCCGTGAAGGTGCCTGAATTCCGGATGGATGACCTCGATGACATTCTCGATGCCAACGGGAAAAAGGCCTTTAAGCCACATGTGGATTTTCTGTGGTGCCAGGAATACGGGGTGATGAAGGAGGCCGTTCAAGCCTATCTGGCGACCATCAGCTATGCTGATGAATGTGTAGGCGTGGTGCTGGATGCTTTGGCCAAGAGTAAATATGCCGATAATACGATCGTGGTCATTTGGGGCGATCACGGTTGGCACCTGGGCGAAAAGCTCAAGTTCCGCAAGGCCTCGCTCTGGCGGGAATCCACCCAGTTGCCGCTGATCATTAAAACGCCGGGAATGAAAAAACGACAGGATTGCATGCGCAACGTCAACCTGATCGATCTCTATCCCTCCCTGGTCGACCTGTGCGGGCTGCCGGAAAAGGAACTGGACGGAAAAACGATCCGGCCGTTGCTGGAGAATCCTGAAAAAGAGTGGGAACCGACCGTCACGACGCAGGGCAAGGGAAACCATTCTGTTATTTCCGAAAAGTGGCATTACATGACCTATGCGAGGGGGTTCGAGGAGTTGTATGACCTTGAAAATGATCCGATGGAGTGGACGAATCTGGTGCAGTCGAATCCCGAGAAGGCAAAGGCGGTCATTGCGAAGCTGAAGCCCTACCTGCCAAAGCACGATGCGAACGAAATCCCGAAAAGCACCCAGAACAAGTCGATCAAGCAAATGGACGTGACCATCAAACCTCGCCGTGATTTAATGAAACTGAAATAAAGAAACTGATCAGGACAAAGATATTCACCACATCCGCGCGGATGTCGGCAAAGTCTATGCCGGCGGACAGACCATTGAGATGGATGTTACGCTCGAACGGCTCCCATATTTTACTGCCGTACAATAAACTTAATATTTCCATCGGTCTGTTAAGGAGCATGTTCCGCATTCGTATAAGTATTTCCACCGAATGAACGGGAGATCATCCCGTTCGTTCGGGTTGGATTGGAATGCGGAATTATGTCTTTGATCAGATCCAGTGAGTTGTTTGTTGAGCATGCCTTCCCGATCGCGGTGGAGCGGGTGGCACAGCGTTCGCTATTGAAGCGGGAACTGCACCGGCATGAATATTTTGAAATACTCTTTGTGGAGCAGGGTACCCTTGTCAACTGTTTCAGAAACGAGGAAATCAGTTTGTATCCCGGCGATATGCTTATCATGAAGCCGTATGTTCTCCACGCGCTTTCCGATACGACCGGTCAGGATAGAACGGCGTACTGTTGCAGCTTCCTGCCCCGGGCCGTGGACAGCGGAATCCAATCGTTGGAAAGCCTCCAAACCTCCCTGTCGCCGAACCGATATTTCTTCCAGTCCCTGTTTCCTTTGGGGGAGGACGCGGTCGGTGCAATCCGAATCAAGGTGGATGGGGAGCGGAAAGACCAAATGGACACGCTGTTCCGCCAGTTAAGGGATGAAACACACGATGCCTCAGAACGGGCAAAAGCCCGCGTACGTCTGCTTTTTCTTGAACTTCTGCTTTTGCTCGCCCATGAATCCCGGAAGGATGATCTGCATACTGAAACGGTACATTTGCAGATGGGGGATTCCGCGTCGCGCTATCAGGCCGGGATCCGAAAAACCCTGAACTACATCCACGACCATTTCAGCGAAGCGCTGCGGTATTCCGACCTGGTCGCCATGAGTGGTGCTTCGGAAACCTATTTCAGCCGACTGTTTAAGCACGAGACTGGTATGACGTACCAGAATTATGTTAACTGCTTGCGCATTGAGGAGGCGTGTGCGCTGCTCCGGGAGACTGGCGATAGTGCCCTCGATATCTGCTATGCGGTTGGATTCAACGATTATACCCATTTTCGCCGCCGGTTCAAAAAGTACGCCGGCATGACGCCGATCCAGTTCAGAAAACAGTAATTTGTGCAATACGGGCCCATTTTTATGGGGCAATGGCTCTCCCGGTAATGGCTGGCAAGGTGTACAACTATTTCAAATCGCTGATAGGTCTGCACAGGATGCGAAGGTGAGTGCCTGAATGCGGGAAATCAAATTGAATTTGGTACGCTGAGCATAAAACCACATTTTTTTGTTTTGCTGTTTAGGTGCATCCCTGACGTTCGTATTAGAAGAACATACAGGGCGATTTATGGGAAGCCGGGAGACCGGCCAAGCGGATCGATAAATTAAATACGGAGGAAGAAATAATGCAAAAAAGCAGGATAGGCATCATTGCAACGACCATCGTGGCCCTTTCGGCCATGACCGCTTCGGCGGTGACGAAGTGGAATGTAAACAGCGATGGAAACTGGACCAATGCGGCGAACTGGGATGCAGGACTTCCGGATGCGACCGACGTTACCTCGAGTACCAAACCCTATACCATTAGAGTGGACAGCACGGCGGATGCTTTAAAATTCTGGAACGGTAATGATAGTGAGGTGTCGAGTCTCGATATCCAGACAAACGGCAACCTGTCTGTCGTCCAGGATGTGAACATTAATGAATTCTCCAATGCGACCTATAAGTATGCCGGGCTGCAGCTTAATGACGGTTCGCTAAGCGCAGACAACCTGAATGTTGCGGCGAGACCCACCTCGCACGGTGAGGGCTCGCTGGTCATGAACAGCGGTTCCATCGACCTCTCCGACTCCTTCAATATCGGCAAGAGCCTGAATGGCTGGGAAGCGCATGGTGTTGCCACGATGTTTGATGGCAGCTTTGATGTCGGCAACAACTTCCATGTCGGCGGCGCGGTGAATGAACGGGGTACGGGGGTGCTCAATGTGCATGGCGGTACGTTCAGTGCCACCAACGGTTTTGTTTACGTGGGTGGTTACGAAAATCCGGCCAGTTATACCAATCGGGGTTCCGGTACCATTAATGTCTATGGCGGCGCAGTCAACCTGGGTGGCAATGTGGTGAATATCAGCCGGGCAGGTTCTTCAGACGGCACCATCAATATGTATGGTGGTCTGCTGACAGCCTCGGCCAATGTGCAGATGGATTCCGACACCGATATCGGAGGCCGGGCGGAGATCAATCTCTATGGCGGCGAATTCCTTGCGGAAGCTGGCCTGGATATTAATCATGATTCGGGGATTCACGTTGCAGGAGGCATTCTGACCTGGGCCGGTACCGACGGCATTGCGGAAATAACCAACCAGGTAAACTTGGGTAGAATCACATGGGCAAACGGCCTGACCAACATGCTGACCGAAAGCTGGGATGCAAGCTTTACGAATACCGTAACAACCGACTATGGCTATTGGACGAACACACAGACCAGTGCGCTGTTTGTGGACTACGACGATGTGAGTGCCGGCGATGCCACCGTCTGGGCCTATAACCTGACACCGACCCCGGGCCTGCCCGAAGATACGGATGGTCCGACCACCAACAAGTTCACCAATAACGGAGGCGATCAGCTTTGGACTACCGCCGCTAACTGGGACATCGGCACGGCACCGACCGGCCTGGATCGGGTGGAGTTTAGTTGGGACGGCAATCCCAGCACACTGGTTGTGGCTTCAGAAGTTGAGGCCTTGGATCTGTTGACCGGCCACAACAACACCGCTTCAGTCGCCGTGGTTTCAGGGGGCAGCCTGACGGTGGGCAACGATGTGGAAATTGCCAGCAGCGGCTCTACCGGTGTTGGCAAACTGATTGTGGATGGCGGCGATGTGGCCATTGGAAACGATGTCTACTTCGGCCGGTGGGGAACCTCGCGCCACGGCATTGGCGAGTTGAATTCGGGAAGTATTACGGTTGACGGCCTCACGCATATTGGCGGTGGCAATGCCGGTGCGACCGGAATGTTAACCATCGCGGAGGGAACCTATACGGGAGAAAGCGATTTTTTCGAAGTCGGCCGCACGGGCAACGGCACGCTGAACATGAATGGCGGATTGCTCAAACTGGAAACGGATGGCGCCGCATGGAAGCCGCTCAAGGTCGGAACCGAAACGGGAGACGGCACGATTAACCTGAACGGTGGCACGATCCATACCCACAAAGTCGAGGTGGAGTTTGAAGATACCGATGCCGGCACCGGCACGATCAACCTGAACGGCGGCCTCCTTCGGATTGAGGCCGGTTTCGCCGCCGGGCTGCGCGTGGAAGATGATGGGCAAGTGGTGTTCGGGAAAGGCGTGCTACAGTGGAAGGCAGACCGAATCGACAATTTCACGGCTTTGGTTGATGGAGGATTTATTGATTGGGCTGATGGCCAGACCAACATGCTGACCGAAAGCTGGGATGCCAGTTGGACCAACGGTGCCGATATCCTCTATGCCGACTACGATGATGCCAATCCCGGCTACACGACCGTCTGGGCCTACACCCCGCCGGTTCCGACTGATCCGCCGGTTATGCTGATTGCCGCCGGTGCCGGTAGCAGTGTGGATGTGACCGCGACCAACCTGAACGCCGGCGCATCGTACGACCTGATGGGTTCCGACTCGTTGACTGCAACAAACTGGTCCTCTGCCGGAACGTGCAGCGGCGTAGTCGAAAAAACCTGGAATGTACCGGCGTCGGGTCCCGCCCGGTTCTTCCGGGTTGAAGAGCAGTAGATCGGTTAGTTGTGATTCTCAAGGGGGCCGCATCCACCGGGTGCGGCCTTTCGTTGAAAGACGAAATAAGAAAACCCAACACAAGGAAAATACCATGACAAAAAAAAGGATCAGATCAGTAGCCATCGCGGGGGTCGCGATGGCTTGCGGAGTGCTGAACAGCGATGCGGTCGTGATCAACTTTACGGCGGCTGAGGGGTATGTAGACGGAAATTTAGGCGCCCATGCCGACTGGAACGAATCGGCAGCAGGGACCTATGTGGTTAATGCGACCACCGGTACCGCTGCCGTAAAGGGGCCCTCCGGGACTTTCAAGAATGCTAAATATGTCGGCAGCGGCGGAACGTTGACCAACAATAATTATGTAATGGAAAGTACATTTGCACTTGATGTGACCGGTGCCAATCTTGACCCAGGGACAGGGAATGTGATTCTTAACCGTACCGGGTATGAGGGCGGCGGGTCGCTGTTTGTCTCGCTTCGCCAGAAGAATGGAGCGAATGGCACGTTCGACTTGTGGATGTGGAGCGATATCACCGGTGCATCGGTCAACGACTCCGGTGCGGCTCTCACTGCTGCAGCCATCGGACTTGCTCATGATGGTTCAGTCTGGACCGATATGGCTTCGGATCAGCTCAAGATCATACACTCTGCGCAGTACGACAGCGATGCGGGAACCTGGACACAATCGTCGGAGTTGTGGAACTTGGCTGGTGAAGGCACGCTGCTCACCAGCCTGAGCAGAGAAATCACGGAAAACGATGGTTCATTCCTTACTGCGGACAACACAGCCCGCATCGACTCTGGGCGTCTGGATCTGCAGCCTAATATGACCTATTCGTATGACCGTATTCAGATCGATCAGGTTCCTGAGCCTGCCACACTGGGACTGATTGCGCTGAGCGGTGGTGGCCTGCTGTGGGTTCGACATTTTATGGTACTGTAAATTTAACGACCAGAATCATCGTATCCTAGAGATAATATTAACCACCCGGTTGTCTTACAGACTCGCTTCGCGTCGCTAAAGGGCACTGAGGCACAGAGAAATACGCGATTTGCAAGTTCTGTGTCTCTGCGCTCTCTCGGTGGTAAATGACGATATTTATTTCATAACGATGTACAAGAGGCGAAAAGAGGAAAAAAATGAGTAGCAGAAGAAGAATAGTTTTTATGCTGGCGTTTTTTATCTTCAGCCTTGCGGCGGTTGCGCAGGATTATTCGGTTGATTTTCGCGATGAGGTTTCGTTCCCGTCTGAAATGCTTCCGGCGGGGGATCTGACTTCCGGGGATCTGACGCTGACGAATGTGGCTGGTGAGCAGGTGATGGCGGTCGACCTTTCCGGTGTGACCAGTGATTTCGGCTCCAAGTTCACCATCGAAGGGCTGAACCAACCGGTGGACGACGACGGGCCACTGCGTCTCATGTTCCACTACAAACCCGCCACGCTCAAGGCCGCCGGGGGCATCCTCAACTTCCGCCTGGAGCTAACGATTAATGGCACTAAAACCACGTGGAATGCAGCAACTCAATCCGGTGTCATCAATGCCGACTGGCCGCTGGACGCATCCGGCTGGTGGCTGGCCTCCATCGACATGCAGCCCCTGGTCGACCATTGGCGGGAGCAGACGGGGTCGACCAATGATATGTTTGTCGAAAAGATTCACATCGGTCCCGGCGCAATCGGCAACACCAGTGAGCAATATCGGGAAACGCTCTATTTCCGTGGCTTCCGTTTGGGTTCATCGCTGCTGAATGTGGGCATCGGCGGCAATATGCTGATCAATGGTGATTTTTCCAGTGGACTCACCGGTTGGAGTCCGCAGGAGACTGCTCCCGCGGAAGGAACGGCATCGGTATCGACGGTTGCCAATTATGAATATCATGCGGATATCACCAATGACGACGGGGTCAATTGGCACCTTCAGCTTCGGCAGGACAACCTGACGCTGGTGAACGGGCAGGAATATGTTTTGACGTATGATGCACGTGCGGAGTCAGCCCGGGCCATCGACGTGCAGTTTAAAGGCGGCAATGTTAGTTATGCTTTTTTGAGTAATCTGCCGGTGGGTGAAACCATGCAACGCTACACCAATACATTTACGGTTAGTGAGGCAACCGTAAATGATGCCCGCCTCATGGTCTTTATCGGCGAGCATGGTGCTAATGATATCTGGCTGGATAACGTTTGTCTCGAATCGATATCGAATCCGGGGGTGAACCTGCTTTCCAATG is a genomic window of Pontiella desulfatans containing:
- a CDS encoding arylsulfatase, producing MRKYLWGFGSLLLFVVAVHAGRAPNIIYILTDDLGYGDLSCNGQTHFQTPNIDRLAAEGMTFTDHYSGATVCAPSRCALLTGKHTGHAVVRGNSEFLPEGQQPMPADTYTMAHMLQKAGYSTGLFGKWGLGAPGTASEPLKMGFDRFYGYNCQRQAHHYYPYFLWDDDQREMLWGNFGLETEDYAPTLIHDEVMEFIEENKDQPFYCFYAVVQPHAEMFAPEEYMEKYRGKFLPESSYEGTDDGPNFRKYAYGSQPEAHAAFAAMVHNIDDYVGDITAKLTELGIADDTLIVFTSDNGPHQEGGHDPAYFNSNGSQRGFKRDLYEGGIHVPMIAWWPGKVAAASSTDHLSAFWDMMPTAAEMAGVGAPDNIDGVSFLPTLMGNKEQKEHEYLYWEFHEKKGRVAIRKGNWKGVRYDVAVDANSPLELYDLASDPQEANNVAGQHPEVVAELDALIKGARTVSPVEKFNFPLKRNSGNAARAHEKK
- a CDS encoding glycoside hydrolase family 27 protein translates to MKKYMLTAMLVMGAVSVMAMGRPVQETLAQTPPMGWNSFDSYGVYLHEEAAFANLEAMAEKLKPHGYEYFVIDNGWFGEYTLQEGTIFPAEKHAHDIRINEYGHFQPSEVYFPGGLKPIADRAHELGLKFGVHLMRGIPRKAVEQNLPIKGTKYTARDIANTDPEENCVWCHYCYAVDMSKPGAQEWYDGLIQHIADMGVDMIKYDDIVPHPDEVEAVAKAIKKTGKPMLLSLSPGGTVDPEAIDFFRMGNMLRVTPDVWDEQKYIDLCFAAWRKWQGKEQPGFWIDMDMIPFGQLQLMSPPSTDGKKTVMDKGDVALAGKGVHRQCQLTKPQMKTFITMRAMAASPLMMGGDLPTLDDFSLMLITDPDMLACNQNGVMGSLMLEKDGLETWKADKKGTNGEGWIGIFNRQDKKVEFELNAERLGLHGADYTLMEVWSDDEKSLGQKIKLNPNGVLFVKFSR
- a CDS encoding sulfatase-like hydrolase/transferase, which produces MKKRLLLLSVLCVAGVAAAERPNVLFISVDDLNDWVGVFGGHPQCKTPHIDRFAEEAMVFRNASCAGPVCGPSRSALLSGFMPATTGLYGNSNNMLDSEIVQKNTTLPEYFSKNGYLTISRGKIFHHHTTENGSDAGHWAFDVWEKAKGSGKPDPAQLNFRDKGIVNGKKLENPKYTSSGGSGFAFGPLLGGKEGTRDYETARWFGQKLQEDYDKPFFMAVGISKPHLPFHAPQEYFDLYPLESVKVPEFRMDDLDDILDANGKKAFKPHVDFLWCQEYGVMKEAVQAYLATISYADECVGVVLDALAKSKYADNTIVVIWGDHGWHLGEKLKFRKASLWRESTQLPLIIKTPGMKKRQDCMRNVNLIDLYPSLVDLCGLPEKELDGKTIRPLLENPEKEWEPTVTTQGKGNHSVISEKWHYMTYARGFEELYDLENDPMEWTNLVQSNPEKAKAVIAKLKPYLPKHDANEIPKSTQNKSIKQMDVTIKPRRDLMKLK
- a CDS encoding AraC family transcriptional regulator, which encodes MSLIRSSELFVEHAFPIAVERVAQRSLLKRELHRHEYFEILFVEQGTLVNCFRNEEISLYPGDMLIMKPYVLHALSDTTGQDRTAYCCSFLPRAVDSGIQSLESLQTSLSPNRYFFQSLFPLGEDAVGAIRIKVDGERKDQMDTLFRQLRDETHDASERAKARVRLLFLELLLLLAHESRKDDLHTETVHLQMGDSASRYQAGIRKTLNYIHDHFSEALRYSDLVAMSGASETYFSRLFKHETGMTYQNYVNCLRIEEACALLRETGDSALDICYAVGFNDYTHFRRRFKKYAGMTPIQFRKQ
- a CDS encoding PEP-CTERM sorting domain-containing protein, producing the protein MTKKRIRSVAIAGVAMACGVLNSDAVVINFTAAEGYVDGNLGAHADWNESAAGTYVVNATTGTAAVKGPSGTFKNAKYVGSGGTLTNNNYVMESTFALDVTGANLDPGTGNVILNRTGYEGGGSLFVSLRQKNGANGTFDLWMWSDITGASVNDSGAALTAAAIGLAHDGSVWTDMASDQLKIIHSAQYDSDAGTWTQSSELWNLAGEGTLLTSLSREITENDGSFLTADNTARIDSGRLDLQPNMTYSYDRIQIDQVPEPATLGLIALSGGGLLWVRHFMVL